The genomic region ACGAGCCGGCCGTACGAGACCCCAGCGAGAGCGGACAGTTTCTCGGCAACCTCGCTCCCGGGTCCGCCGCTCGACTCGAGGTGGGCGATCAGATCTCGGAGACGTGGCTGCGTCCCGGTTTCAACGGCCGACTCGAGGGTGTGTTGGGCGGCCCGGTAGCAGTGGGCGGCGGCAGCGGAGCCCGGTGGGGTGGCGGTGAGCAGGGTGATGAACCCGACGCCGTAGCGGAGCCGCAGCTCGTCGCTGTCGAACACCTGAAACGGGTCGAGCCCGACCTTTGCGTCGGCGGAGATCTCCACGATCTGTGTCTCGCCGGTCAGGATGGCGGCGAGTTGTCCGTATTCGCAGGTGTCGGTGCGGTCGACCACGACCACCTGGCCGCCCATTGCCACCGTGTTGTAGGCGAGGGTCTTGGCCAGGAAGCTCTTACCCGACCCGAGCTCCCCGATCGCCGCCAACGACCCGGACCGGTTCAGATCACGCGGCCCATGCGCCGGATCGAGGAACACCGGCACCGGGTATTGGGCGTCGAGCGAGTGGCCGAGCAGCATCCCACCCGGGTCACCGACACCGGACCCGGCGAACGGCATCGCCGACGCCAACCCATCCGGCAACAGGTCCTGTGCATACTCGCGCACCACCGGCGGCGACGCCGACCCGGGGAGCATGGCGGTGAAACAGGAGAGCTGGGCGCCGGTGGGTCGGTAGAAGTTGAACTCCGCCCCCCGGAACGAGGCTTCGAGGATCCCCACCCGCCGTTCCACCTCACCGAGATGCCGGTGCGCAACGGCGACGATGGTGGTGGCCCGGAACGCAGGCAGCGCCGGGTTGGATTCGAGGCGTGCCCGGTGTTCGTCGACCATGTCAACCGAGCTGGCCAGGGTGGTGGCGGGACCGGCCGGGTCGCCACCCGGTTCGGTCAGCTGCCCCACCAGGTTCCGTTTGGCCCGCAGGGCGCGCCGGCGGGCCGCCTGGTTGTCGATCTTCTCGATCCGGAGTGCCCAGTCGACGGGGAAGGGGAGTTGGTCGTCGAGATGCCACAGCCACTCGCCGGACCCGTATGGGAACGACCACGACGCCGGAAGCTCGGCGAGACACGAGAACGCCTGATGGGCGGTCCCATAGTCGGGGTGCTCGACGGTGAGGTAGCGCCGATGCGACAGTCGGTCAGGGTCGCTGCGGCGGCCTCCCTCGAAGTAGACGGCGTCCCGATCCAGCCGCACCACCGACACCCGATCGCGCTCGCTGTCGACGGAAGTGGGAGGTTCGATCAACCCGCGCAGCACGGCCCGCTCGAACAGCCACCGCAGCTCTGGTGATCGGAGCGGCCGCAACCCGAGATGTTGGCCCAACTGATCGGCCAGCGATCGGCTCGCCGCCATCGCCGCCGCCACCCGCCTCGAACCGGGAGTCGCCGCCGGAGTACCGAACGTCGCCGCCACCTCTCCCGCTGCCGTGCGCAGCCGATCCACCACACGGCGAGTCCCGCCCGGTTCGGGAAGCTGGATAGCGAGGAACCAGCGTCGCTCGTACACCGGCTCACCAGCGAGACGGAGCGCGGTACGACGTGCCAGCCCAACCCAGCTCGCCGACCTCTCTACCGCGTCGCCGCTGATGCGTCGCTCCAGCTCGTCAGCGGACAGCTCGACAGCCACGGACAGGACGAGCGAGTGGGCCGGGAGACCGAGCAGGGCGGCCACGGTGCGGGCGTGGGCGTCCCTGGCATCGCGGGTCGACCGGTGCGGGTAGGCGAACGGACCCACCTCAAAGCACACCCACGCCGTACCGTCGGTGCCCCACACGAGATGGTCGTTGATGCCGTGGACCGGGAGCGGGCTACCCATCCGACACCTCGCCGTCATGCTGGCCTCGAGTGATCACGACACGCACAGGGCGCGCCCTCACCGGTCGAGGGATTGGAACGGGCGCTCCGTTGCGGACCCCGCGGCGACACCCCGGCGACACAAGGACGGTGGCGACGCCGACCGCCACCAGGAATGGAGAGCGTCCCTCGATCCGCCAGTGCCGTACCGCCCACGCCGAGCCGGCCACCGCCAGAGCGAAGACCGCCAGGTTGCCGACAGCACCCAGATGCGCCCACATCGGACGAGTGATCAGCAGCAGACCGCTGGTAGCGGCGACCGCACCCAGCTGCGATGCCGACAGCGCCCACGGCAAACGCCACCCGGCGACGTGGCCGATGATCACTGGATGCCGCAGCGCCTGCGTGTACGAGAAGTAGACGTCGGTGTCCATGGCGGTCACACCGATCCGGCGGACACCACGACGACGTGGGCAGGTGGCGCGAGGGCGCCGACATCCTCGGCGACCTTGTTCTGGAGCCAGTCGGTGGCGTTGATGGCGAATAGGACGATCGCCGCCAGGATGATCACCCCGATCACGGCCGAGACGGTGCGTTTCACCAGCCACGACCACAAGATCATCCCGATGGCGATCAGTACCGCCGCCGCAATGGCCAGATTGGTCAGATTCCCGACCACGTTCTGTGCTGTGTCAATCATGTCGTGCGTCCTTTCAATCGGTGTCTGTTGTTACGAGAAGGGGAGCGGGGAGGAGATCGGAAACTTCCCAGCGGCCGTCACGCTGAGAGACCATCAGCGAGTACTCAAGGAGCTGTGCCCGGCCGTCGGAATCGGTCCCACGGACGAGGACGGAGATGGGAGTGACGCCGTCTGATGGTTCGGCCGATCCGGCTGCTGCGACCTCGATCTCGACAAAGGGTGGAGGCTGGACTGCGACGATCTCGAGCGCAGGAGCGACGTACCGGGTCAGGTCGCCCTCACTCGCGAGGTAGGCGGCGAAGAACTCGGCCAACAGCTCGGCGACCGCCGGCTCGACATCGAGACCATCGAGACGGTCAACCAGCAACGCGGGTGCTTCCACGTTGGGCGGCGCTGAGATCAGCGAGGGGAGACCGGTTGCTGTCCAGCCGTTCCTGGTCTCGGCAACACCCACAGCGAAGAACCGGGTCCCCGTCGGCACCGTGGCGGGCGCCCGGCCCGGCTCGGTCACGTGCGCAACGACCTCGGCTGCAACCGTCACCGCGTAGTAGCCCGGGGCCACTTCTTGCGCACCCAGGCTGACGGTGCTGGTCGCCGACCACGCTCCATCCTGGACACTTGTGGGGGAGTCCGCGCCGAGTATTGATTCGGCACCGCCGGACGACTCCGCACCCGCTGCCACGTACGAGGCAATGAACAGCTCAGCGAAACCCTCCGCCCCGGATGTGTCGATCGCAGTTGCGGTCGCGGGTTGAGCGGCAGCCGCATCGACACGGGCATCCAGTGATGCCAGCTTGCCGGCGATGATGAGCGCGGCGGCGGGCCCGGACACCACCAGAAGCCACAACACGACGTGGAGGATTCGCACCGTGACCGCGGGGCTCAACCAGTCACGGACGCTTCCCTCGGAGGAAGCCACACGGTCGGTGCCGGTGTTCATGCGAGCCCCATCGATCGGGCCGGCTGCCGACTGTCCCGGCGAGTAGTTGATAGCTGTCGCCGAAGAGCCTCGGTACGAGCCGCCTCAGCCCGCCAGTAGCCGTCCTCGAAGAACGCCGTCACCCGACCCGCCAGATCACGAGGCGGCAACATGCCGCCGGTGTTCAACAGGTCATCGAGCAGATCGCACCAAACATCCCATCCAGTGCGGATGCGCCGATCCAGCTCCACATCGCTCAGCTGACGGGCGTCAGGGTCGGGCTCCGGCTCGACTGCAGCCAGTTTCCGGGGACTCGGTAGGTTTGAGGTGGTCATGGGTTCCTTACCTTCCTGTCGTGCCGTGTTTGGTCGATCGAACCGGTAAGGGGCAGGCCGATGACCGGGACGCGACGGCTTCTTTCTCTTCCACGGGTCACAGCGCCAGACTCAGGCTGCGGCGCACCCGACGTTCCGCCCGCAACCGTCGCTGCCGCAACGTCTGAGGATCCACATGCTCAGAAGACGCCAGCTCGTTGATCGAGAACCCAGCAGCGCGCGACATCACAACCAGACGCGCCGCGTCCTCCCGCAGATGTGCCCGCTGCTGCACCCACTCCACGAGCGTCTCGAGCCGCTGCTCGTCAGCTGATGCGTCGATGACCTCCGAGCTAGCGTCGAGGTTGCGGTAGTCCTCGACGAAGACCAACGGCTCCGAGCGCTCCCGGACAGCCGACCGCAGAACCCGGCGCCTCGTATTGCTGTAGATCCGGAAGCTCGGCTGCGTACCTGCCGGCTCAGTCGCGCACCACGAGATCACGTCCAGCGCCGTCGCCACGACCCGCGCTGAGCGCTCCTCGACATCCCATCCGCGGATCCCGACGATCAGGCTCTTCAGCCCTGGGAGGACCACCTGCAGCGCCACCCGCCTGGCGAGGCCGTCGTCAACGGCTCGCTCGAGCAGTGTGGACAGGACCTGGTCCCGCTCCGCCCAACTCGCGACATCCCGCCGCTGCGCAGCCGACACCAGCTCATCACCGTCGGTGAAGGCCAGCCGGTCGTCGCCTGTCGACCAGGCGAGGAGGCGGTCACGCAGGCACGTCGACTGGGACAAGACCCGCCACTCCGCATCAAGCCGGCGAATCAACTCACTATCCGCCGCTTGTGACGGGCGGCCTCTCAGCCACGCGGTGCTCCTCTCGTGTGCCTTCACGTGAGGAGCGTCCGCGCGAACCCTGTCACCAGAATGTCATCAACCCTGTCAGAAACCCTCCAAACCTGGGAACGTCGCTTGGAATGTCGCTTGGTTGGCGACGCCAGAGGAGTTTGCTTGTGAACGCAGTCCAGCTGCGGCTCGCCACAGATTCCGACGAACTGCGTTCTCGATCGGACTCCCGTGGTGTCGATTCCCGTGTGCAGGGTGTCAATGCCTTGCGCACGCAGCCGATTCCAGTGGCCCTGTCAGTTGTCAGGTTGCCTTGTAGGGGATGAAGTAGTGGCCGCCACCGTCGGGGCCTCGGGCATGGCTTGCCTCGATCAGATGGGTGCCGGGCGCGGAGCTTCCAAGGTGACCAGCGAGGAGGCTGACAAGCGAGCCGGCAAGACATGCGAGATCGGCCGCCGATCCGTGGAATGTTGGAGTTGAGCAGCCGAGGGCAGGCACGAGTTGGTCGGTCTTCCTTGGTGGTGTCCAGAATCCATGGAAGCGTTCAAGGGTCGGATCGGTGTGCACTGCGAGCCAGGTGGCGTCGTCGATGGTGGCCGGCCCGAACGGGGCGGCGGGATCCGCAACGGCGAGGATGCCGAGTGTTGCGCTTCGCGGATCGGTGGCGACTTGTGCGATGAGGGGTCGGCCAGAAGCGGCCCGCGCCCACTCATCGAGCCGCGCTCCGACTGTGACGTTGATCGTTGCGTCGATCAGGATGTCGGTCGTCGGGACATATCCGTCGGCGAGCACGTCGAGTGCACTAGACGGCTCGGCGGACACCTCAAGGTCGTCGGAGATCGCGCGGAGCCGCATTGCGAGTTGGGTTGCCTTGGGGAGGCCGACGTCATCCTCCGTGTAATTCTGTCGCACCAGGAGCCCGCCAGCCACAGCTCCTGTGTCCCGGAGGACGAAGCGTCGGGCACCCGCACGGGCAATGAACTCGGCCATCCATGAACCGAGGCCACCGCAGCCCCAAATCTCGATGGTCTTGTCTGTGTAGGCCGATGTAGGTCGTTGGTGGTCGCGACGAGTGGCGATTTCAGTCCGTTCATCAGACACGGTGATCCATCCGATCGGCAGGTTGTGTAGGTGGCTAGCGATGGTCGCTCGCTGTGTGGCGATGCGTGGCACGGGTGCCATGGCGCAGGCGACGTAGGTAAGAGATTCGACGGCTGGGTGGGCAACCTCGACGATGATCCGAAGGGTCCCGTCGGTGAGATGAGGCAGGAGTCGTTCAACAGCTCCGAGGACTGCTACCACCGGTGGTCCCTTTGCAGCCTCGACACGGGCGAGGAGATCACCCAGGGTGGACGTACGCCCCAATCCGAGCACCATTGGCTCTTTGGTGCGAACCACGAGTGCGCTCGTCGTGCTGGCTGGGTCGTCGCCGGATCGTTTCGCCCAGCGGACCAGGTCGCTGCGATGTGGGGCGCGGCTCTCGATTGTGGCGAGGCTGATTGGCTTTCGGGGCGGGGCTGGCGTCGATGGTCGAACGATCAGGGTCCCGGCAACGCGGGGGCTGGGCGGGAGGCCTCCGATAGGGTGGTAGAGCGCAGTTCGGCTGTCGAATCGGTCGGCAGCAGCATCTTCGAGCCACTCGACCAGGCGGGCGACTACGCGATCGAGACCGAAGGCGGGGTGCCATTCGCGAGCGACATCGAGGTAGATGCAGATCGAGCAGAAGAACACATCAGGGAAGCGAACACATTGTGCCAGCACGTGGGGATAGCCAAGAAATCGCTTGTGCCGGACGACGACGGAGGGAGGCTTGTCGGGGTAGTCACGTCCGAACCAGAGTTCGAACTCCTCGCTGTTCGGCGAGATCGGCAATCCGGAGCCGACTCGATCCAGTGTCTGCGTGGATAGGCGCAGGAGCGCGCCGTACTCGCCCTTCCCAGCCTCTAGATGCTTGGCGGCCAGAACCAGGGGGTGGCGGTTGGGGAGTTCGCGCATTTCCGCGGCTGCTCTCGTCTGCCCGGGCGTGTGCCGTCCGGCGGGCGCGGCGGCCTGCTGTCTGCGCTTCGGTCGGCGTCGCTTCGCCTTGCTCGACATGGTCTTGTATCAGCCGCCGCGCCCGGCCCCGACGGCAGCGAGCCCTGCACCGGCGGTGCCGGCGTTGGAGGAGCCGCCACCACTCGACGTGGCCGGGAGCTTGAAGTCCAGGCCGAAGACCTTCTGCCACAACTCAAGGCTGTGTTCAATCGACGTGTCGTCCTCATACGCGACCTTGGTATCGGCCGCGATGGACGAGATCTTCTTCCGGAATGCCTGGTAGGTGTCCTCTGTCCAGCGGTGGTCGAAGGTGATCGGGTTACCGTCGGGGTCGGTGGCACCTGAGGGATCGGCGATGGAGGGCTTGGTTGGGTTGGCCTGGAGCCATTCGTTCAAGTCGGTGATTAGGTGGAAGAAGGTGGTTGGCAGATCCTCGTAGTAGGACGGGTCTGCGATCTTGCTAGCTGCGTCGACTCGTTCGCCGAGCATCGCCGTGAGCAGGACGGACCGGGTGCGCCTGAAGCTATCGCGATGGTCGCGAAGGTACTTCAGCAGGCGGATGACCCGCTTGAGGTGGCCGCCGGTGGTGTCGTTCTTCTCTTTCATCCACGCGGTGAAGCCGGCGGGGTCGGTGTCTTCCCACTCGTCGCCGTCACCGTTGACGATGACTTGACGGCCATCGCTCAGCACGACGAAAGGTACAACATCGACGTGGTAGTCGCCGGCGTACACGACGCGTACGCATCGGCACTTGGGCGGCTTGACCAAGTCCTTGTAGGTGCCGTTCCGGGCGAGTGCCGCGTGGACCACAGTGATGTACGTCTTGGGGCTATGGGCCCAGGCCTCCTGCTCGTCCATGACGAGCATGAAATCAGCGTCGAACTCCACACCGTCCGCCGGCTTGATGATCGTCCCGTGTGGCCACGAACCCTGCGGGTCGTAGTCGAGGACGATCGAGCCGATCTCACTATCGGCTTGGAGAGCGTCGAAGATTGCGGGGACACTCACGTCCAGGTTGTCGATTCGCGTCTGGTTGATATTGACCGTATTGGTCATGAACGCGTTGAAGCTTGCAGTCATTCTCATTGTGCGCTGACCTCCAGTGCAGGGTGGTAGGAGCCGTCGTCGCGTCGGTCGTAGACGACGAGGCGGGGATGGATGCCCCAGCCGACGGAGCGGCCGAGGGTGACGCCGACCGAGACCGGTGCGGCTGGGAACACGTGGATGCGCCGGACGGTCTTGTCCGACTGCTCGAGTTGGCCGAGCATCTTGCGAACCGCTCGCTCAAACGAATCGCGCACACGACGGCTACATACCGAATCAGTATGTGGTGTGCCGTCCAACTCGACGAAATAGGTGGGAAGGCCAGCAGTCTCTGCCGGCAGCTCGGCGGGGTGGATCGTCCCTGAGGCATTGATGATTAGGACAGCGTCGGTGGCCGGACGGGGTCCGGGTGCGTGCGACGGGTCCTCGCGCCGGGCCACGAACTCAGGGTCATCGTCGGCCGCTGCCGGCCAGATCCAGTTCTCCGTGGCGCGGTGTCGTTGGAACACGTCGACGGTGAGGGCGTCATCGATGCGCGAACCGAGGTAGACAAGCAGGGGGAAGCGGGCAATCGCGAATACGCTGAGATGCGGCACGATGCCCTTCTCGACGGCGGGCCGAAGGCGTTGAGCGATGACCTCGTCGATCCGGGAGGCTGCTGCTTTGTAGTAGCTATCGGCGGCGGTGAGTTCGCCGGAGATCTGGCGAAGGTCGATCTCGACGCCCCGGCGGTCGAAAGACAGAGCGAGTTCGGGAAACCGGTTCGAGGAGCGAAGTACTGCCTCCGTCGCAGCCTCCACGCCAAGGTCGACAGTTGCCCCGCGCACGTGCCCCTGCATGCGGAGCAGCACCGTACGTCTGCGACCAACGGTCTCGGTAGCCTCGAAGACCCGACGCTCGTGTTCCTCCTTCAACGTGCTGATCTGCTCCACGGTCAGTAGATCGAGTTGCGCACGCTTGTCGGCGTCGGGGTGATGGAGGCCGCAGAGCAGCAGCAGGTTGTCCGCCGCATTTCGCTGGTCGCCTGGAATCTGATGATCGCCTCGGGGGCCCGCAGCACTTGCTGCAACGTTGTGGGCGACCTCGCCGAGCAAGACCGGTCGCAGGGTCAGATCCGACTCCAGCAGGTACGCATTGCAGAAAGCGCACCGTCCACCCGAGCGTACCCACACTCTTAGTCGTTCGTTCTCCGGAACCTTGCCTCGACGTCCAGCCATCTGCTTCACCTCGCCAGTATGAATGCACGGTGTGACACTTCTCGCGACACACCGACTACGTGCGGCGCTCGCCACGAACCTTCGCCTGCCCGAGGCTCAGTGCGCTCGCCGACACGCAGCTTCTCCGCTCGGGGTCCCGGATCCTGAGGCATCACGCCGCCCGTACGGCTCACGCGCCGCCCGTTCATCTCCGCTTCTCTCCGGCGTCGGACCGCTTGCGCCGCCAACGACCTGACTTGGTCCGTGACCGTGGCTGCTTCCCGCCGCCCTGCTCTGGCACATGGGGGACCTTCCCCGCTCGTCGGTCTGGCATCTACTTCTCCTCAACTGTCACAAGATGGCCTCCTGCCGTCTCTTCTCACAGAATACTATACCATAGGGAGAGATGGACAGCGACTATGCTCAGAGGAGAGCGTTCCTCTATGGAGGTGTCATGCGGGATTCGTTGGGTTCGAGGTTGCGGGCTCGGCGCACAGAGCGGGGTCTGAAACTGACTGATGTGGCGGACGCCACCGGGCTATCGATGCAGTACATCTCCAATCTGGAGCGCGACCGTGGGAACCCGACCCTCAAGGCGTTAGCTGCCATCGCCGGCGCGCTCGAGACGACAGTCGCGGCGCTGGTGGGGGACGACGTGGATGTCGAGGACGAAAGCGATGAGCTCGTTCTGGCCGCCCTTCCAACGTCGCTCATCACCTTCAGCCGGACGGACCGCTTCGAGTCTGTAGTCGAGCAGCTCGGGATAGCGCAGGGCGTCAGCCGTGAGGACATGCGGCGTCGGGTTCTCGTTGGGATGGCATCGGCGCCGCGTCGCAGTGCTGGTGAGCCAACGCGAGACGATTGGCAGCGGCTCCTCGACGCCTACCGGTTGATCCTCGACGAGGCGTGACATGTCATCCCGTACGCAGATCGATGCTGCGGATGCCGTGCTGCTCGAGCTTATCGACCCTGCGATCCTGAGCGATTTGGCGAGGGATCCCCGATCTGTCATCGAGGCGCGCTTTGGGCCCATAGGCATCCAGCCGCTTCCATCGGCTTCGATGACAAATGACGAATGCTCATGCGACGGCTACTACGAGACGCTCCTCAACCCGGCGAAACCCTGGATTCTGTACGACTCTCGCGTCTCGGCCGAACGTCGCTCCTTCACTCTCCTCCACGAGTTGGGCCACCATCTCATAGCCTCGCGAGTCCCGGAACTCCTCGATGTGATCGATGAGATAGCTGGTCCCCGCGGCGATCCAGCGGCCGTTGAGGAGGTGCTGTGCCACCGACTCGCTGGCAAGCTGCTCACGCCCGACACTCTGCTCGATGAGGTGGTTGG from Acidimicrobiia bacterium harbors:
- a CDS encoding ATP-binding protein, yielding MGSPLPVHGINDHLVWGTDGTAWVCFEVGPFAYPHRSTRDARDAHARTVAALLGLPAHSLVLSVAVELSADELERRISGDAVERSASWVGLARRTALRLAGEPVYERRWFLAIQLPEPGGTRRVVDRLRTAAGEVAATFGTPAATPGSRRVAAAMAASRSLADQLGQHLGLRPLRSPELRWLFERAVLRGLIEPPTSVDSERDRVSVVRLDRDAVYFEGGRRSDPDRLSHRRYLTVEHPDYGTAHQAFSCLAELPASWSFPYGSGEWLWHLDDQLPFPVDWALRIEKIDNQAARRRALRAKRNLVGQLTEPGGDPAGPATTLASSVDMVDEHRARLESNPALPAFRATTIVAVAHRHLGEVERRVGILEASFRGAEFNFYRPTGAQLSCFTAMLPGSASPPVVREYAQDLLPDGLASAMPFAGSGVGDPGGMLLGHSLDAQYPVPVFLDPAHGPRDLNRSGSLAAIGELGSGKSFLAKTLAYNTVAMGGQVVVVDRTDTCEYGQLAAILTGETQIVEISADAKVGLDPFQVFDSDELRLRYGVGFITLLTATPPGSAAAAHCYRAAQHTLESAVETGTQPRLRDLIAHLESSGGPGSEVAEKLSALAGVSYGRLVFDDPGPVVNLSGDYVCFHIPGLRLPRTGTPRDDQLPEELLGQAILYLVAAFSRRMLFRSSDRFAALLLDEAHALTASTQGHGLVMDLIRDGRKHYAAVWAFSQLPTDLTGDGEDVDALLGYRMVFRQPHQAAPAALRFLGSDDRDENLATVTSLGTGECLMRDPRGRLGLVRIATPEDPAVADAFSTTPGTAGRLMVGPWPSVASLGNESELAEGVAT
- a CDS encoding conjugal transfer protein, which encodes MNTGTDRVASSEGSVRDWLSPAVTVRILHVVLWLLVVSGPAAALIIAGKLASLDARVDAAAAQPATATAIDTSGAEGFAELFIASYVAAGAESSGGAESILGADSPTSVQDGAWSATSTVSLGAQEVAPGYYAVTVAAEVVAHVTEPGRAPATVPTGTRFFAVGVAETRNGWTATGLPSLISAPPNVEAPALLVDRLDGLDVEPAVAELLAEFFAAYLASEGDLTRYVAPALEIVAVQPPPFVEIEVAAAGSAEPSDGVTPISVLVRGTDSDGRAQLLEYSLMVSQRDGRWEVSDLLPAPLLVTTDTD
- a CDS encoding ThiF family adenylyltransferase, with amino-acid sequence MSSKAKRRRPKRRQQAAAPAGRHTPGQTRAAAEMRELPNRHPLVLAAKHLEAGKGEYGALLRLSTQTLDRVGSGLPISPNSEEFELWFGRDYPDKPPSVVVRHKRFLGYPHVLAQCVRFPDVFFCSICIYLDVAREWHPAFGLDRVVARLVEWLEDAAADRFDSRTALYHPIGGLPPSPRVAGTLIVRPSTPAPPRKPISLATIESRAPHRSDLVRWAKRSGDDPASTTSALVVRTKEPMVLGLGRTSTLGDLLARVEAAKGPPVVAVLGAVERLLPHLTDGTLRIIVEVAHPAVESLTYVACAMAPVPRIATQRATIASHLHNLPIGWITVSDERTEIATRRDHQRPTSAYTDKTIEIWGCGGLGSWMAEFIARAGARRFVLRDTGAVAGGLLVRQNYTEDDVGLPKATQLAMRLRAISDDLEVSAEPSSALDVLADGYVPTTDILIDATINVTVGARLDEWARAASGRPLIAQVATDPRSATLGILAVADPAAPFGPATIDDATWLAVHTDPTLERFHGFWTPPRKTDQLVPALGCSTPTFHGSAADLACLAGSLVSLLAGHLGSSAPGTHLIEASHARGPDGGGHYFIPYKAT
- a CDS encoding nucleotidyltransferase; translation: MRMTASFNAFMTNTVNINQTRIDNLDVSVPAIFDALQADSEIGSIVLDYDPQGSWPHGTIIKPADGVEFDADFMLVMDEQEAWAHSPKTYITVVHAALARNGTYKDLVKPPKCRCVRVVYAGDYHVDVVPFVVLSDGRQVIVNGDGDEWEDTDPAGFTAWMKEKNDTTGGHLKRVIRLLKYLRDHRDSFRRTRSVLLTAMLGERVDAASKIADPSYYEDLPTTFFHLITDLNEWLQANPTKPSIADPSGATDPDGNPITFDHRWTEDTYQAFRKKISSIAADTKVAYEDDTSIEHSLELWQKVFGLDFKLPATSSGGGSSNAGTAGAGLAAVGAGRGG
- a CDS encoding SAVED domain-containing protein; translation: MAGRRGKVPENERLRVWVRSGGRCAFCNAYLLESDLTLRPVLLGEVAHNVAASAAGPRGDHQIPGDQRNAADNLLLLCGLHHPDADKRAQLDLLTVEQISTLKEEHERRVFEATETVGRRRTVLLRMQGHVRGATVDLGVEAATEAVLRSSNRFPELALSFDRRGVEIDLRQISGELTAADSYYKAAASRIDEVIAQRLRPAVEKGIVPHLSVFAIARFPLLVYLGSRIDDALTVDVFQRHRATENWIWPAAADDDPEFVARREDPSHAPGPRPATDAVLIINASGTIHPAELPAETAGLPTYFVELDGTPHTDSVCSRRVRDSFERAVRKMLGQLEQSDKTVRRIHVFPAAPVSVGVTLGRSVGWGIHPRLVVYDRRDDGSYHPALEVSAQ
- a CDS encoding helix-turn-helix transcriptional regulator; its protein translation is MDSDYAQRRAFLYGGVMRDSLGSRLRARRTERGLKLTDVADATGLSMQYISNLERDRGNPTLKALAAIAGALETTVAALVGDDVDVEDESDELVLAALPTSLITFSRTDRFESVVEQLGIAQGVSREDMRRRVLVGMASAPRRSAGEPTRDDWQRLLDAYRLILDEA